A section of the Hirschia baltica ATCC 49814 genome encodes:
- a CDS encoding BlaI/MecI/CopY family transcriptional regulator, translating to MSQQPNKSELTVLKHFWTIGEQSAREVHDGVSAETGWSYSTTRTVINRMIDKTWLTRRDVHGITVFDAALSKVEVFSGLVKDLTRKVMDIEGDLPVSMFAGSPHLTSDELDELDALINSSSVDDGEKK from the coding sequence ATGAGCCAACAGCCAAATAAATCTGAATTGACCGTCTTAAAGCATTTTTGGACCATAGGTGAGCAAAGCGCTCGTGAAGTTCATGATGGTGTATCGGCTGAAACTGGCTGGAGTTATTCGACAACGCGAACAGTGATTAACCGGATGATTGATAAAACATGGCTCACGCGTCGAGATGTGCATGGGATTACTGTATTTGATGCAGCTTTGTCGAAAGTTGAAGTTTTTAGCGGGCTTGTAAAAGATCTGACCCGCAAAGTTATGGATATTGAAGGCGACCTACCGGTGTCGATGTTTGCGGGTAGTCCACACCTTACATCGGATGAATTAGACGAGCTTGATGCGCTAATCAATTCTTCTTCTGTAGATGATGGAGAGAAAAAATGA